From a region of the Dickeya poaceiphila genome:
- a CDS encoding GNAT family N-acetyltransferase, whose protein sequence is MQTPTITLRKARRADAPAAFELRNRAILHGCRHDYTPEQLQLWTSGEFSEKFENTVTHHFHLAEIAARIVGTGMINLHTGMIDAVFVEPDVMGQGVGKRMMQHLEVLANAAGLAEIQLDASLNAAPFYRALGFSGDDVSLYHSPNGFSLPCIPMVKVIG, encoded by the coding sequence ATGCAGACACCGACTATCACGCTGCGTAAGGCTCGCCGGGCCGATGCACCGGCCGCATTTGAACTGCGTAATCGCGCCATCTTGCACGGTTGCCGACACGATTACACGCCAGAACAGCTACAACTGTGGACCAGCGGTGAATTCAGCGAGAAATTCGAGAACACCGTCACCCACCATTTTCATCTGGCAGAAATAGCCGCCCGGATCGTCGGGACGGGGATGATCAATCTTCATACCGGAATGATAGATGCGGTGTTCGTTGAGCCGGACGTGATGGGGCAAGGCGTCGGTAAACGGATGATGCAGCATCTGGAAGTGCTGGCGAACGCAGCAGGTCTGGCAGAGATCCAGCTTGATGCCAGCCTGAACGCCGCGCCGTTTTATCGCGCTCTGGGGTTCTCAGGCGACGACGTCAGCCTCTACCATTCGCCGAACGGCTTTTCACTGCCTTGTATCCCGATGGTCAAAGTTATCGGCTGA
- the mltA gene encoding murein transglycosylase A — MKGWWGKYVLTGVVIAILAGCQTRPSDRGQQYKDGRLDQPLEWVNAPNANGKPVNAVDFSQQVSQIQASSPGLYSRNRDIFQAIQNWIQAGGDTRHLAQFGLNAWQMEGVDSFGNVQFTGYYTPVVQARRYRQGEFRFPLYAMPRVRKNGRLPDRAAIYSGALSNELAIAWSNSLMDNFMMEVQGSGYVDFGDGSPLTFFGYAGKNGHAYRSIGKVLIDRGEVPKEEMSMQAILKWADRHTEAEVRELLVQNPSFVFFKPMASMPVKGASAVPLVARASVASDRSLIPAGTTLLAEVPLLDSQGKFTGKYEMRLMVALDVGGAIKGQHFDIYQGIGPEAGHAAGFYNHYGRVWVLRNVQSASAMPLLSAGNGAGGLVSHPN; from the coding sequence ATGAAAGGATGGTGGGGGAAATACGTGTTGACCGGGGTCGTTATCGCTATATTGGCAGGCTGTCAGACTCGCCCCAGTGATCGCGGCCAGCAATACAAAGATGGCCGTCTTGATCAGCCGCTGGAGTGGGTGAATGCACCGAACGCTAATGGTAAACCGGTGAACGCAGTCGATTTTTCTCAGCAAGTTAGCCAGATTCAGGCGTCCTCTCCCGGCCTTTATTCCCGTAACCGCGATATTTTTCAGGCCATCCAGAACTGGATTCAGGCGGGTGGCGACACGCGTCATCTGGCGCAATTCGGTCTTAACGCCTGGCAGATGGAGGGCGTCGATAGCTTCGGCAATGTGCAGTTTACCGGTTACTACACCCCGGTGGTGCAGGCGCGTCGCTATCGTCAGGGCGAATTCCGCTTCCCGTTGTATGCCATGCCCAGAGTGCGTAAAAACGGTCGCCTGCCGGATCGCGCCGCCATTTATTCCGGCGCACTGAGCAATGAACTGGCCATCGCCTGGAGCAACTCGCTGATGGATAACTTCATGATGGAAGTGCAGGGCAGCGGTTATGTGGATTTCGGCGATGGCAGCCCGTTAACCTTTTTTGGCTATGCCGGCAAAAATGGCCATGCCTATCGCAGTATCGGCAAGGTACTGATTGATCGTGGCGAAGTGCCAAAAGAAGAGATGTCGATGCAGGCAATTCTGAAGTGGGCTGATCGGCATACCGAGGCGGAGGTACGGGAACTGCTGGTGCAGAATCCTTCTTTTGTGTTCTTTAAACCGATGGCGTCAATGCCTGTGAAAGGGGCCAGCGCGGTGCCGCTGGTAGCGCGTGCTTCTGTTGCCTCTGACCGTTCGCTGATACCGGCAGGCACTACCTTGTTGGCGGAAGTTCCCCTGCTGGATAGTCAGGGCAAATTTACCGGCAAATATGAGATGCGCCTGATGGTCGCGTTGGATGTGGGCGGCGCGATTAAAGGGCAACATTTCGATATCTATCAGGGGATTGGCCCGGAAGCCGGACACGCCGCCGGGTTCTACAACCATTATGGCCGGGTGTGGGTGTTGAGAAACGTACAGTCTGCTTCTGCTATGCCGCTGCTCAGCGCAGGCAACGGTGCGGGTGGGCTGGTCAGTCACCCTAACTAA